A region from the Oceanidesulfovibrio marinus genome encodes:
- a CDS encoding ferritin: MLNETMNDALNEQVKWEFYSSFLYLAMAAYCAEQGLPGCASWMRLQADEERMHAMKFYDFILERGGSVRLHAIDEPKGAFDSMLDVFEYGLSHEREVTRRINELVNLAMDQRDHATSIFLQWFVTEQVEEEDNFSDVVARFRLVGNKGEGLFMLDKELGGRAPAPAAE, from the coding sequence ATGCTGAACGAAACCATGAACGATGCACTGAACGAGCAGGTGAAGTGGGAATTCTACTCCAGCTTTCTGTATCTTGCCATGGCCGCGTACTGCGCGGAGCAGGGCCTTCCCGGTTGCGCCAGCTGGATGCGGCTCCAGGCGGACGAGGAGCGTATGCACGCCATGAAGTTCTATGACTTCATTCTGGAGCGCGGCGGCTCCGTGCGCCTGCACGCCATCGATGAGCCCAAGGGCGCGTTCGACTCCATGCTGGACGTGTTCGAATACGGGCTGAGCCACGAGCGCGAGGTCACCCGCCGTATCAACGAGCTGGTGAACCTGGCCATGGATCAGCGCGACCATGCCACGAGCATCTTCCTGCAATGGTTCGTCACCGAGCAGGTGGAGGAAGAGGACAACTTCTCCGACGTGGTGGCCCGGTTCCGGCTGGTGGGCAACAAGGGCGAAGGGTTGTTCATGCTGGATAAAGAGCTGGGCGGCCGCGCGCCGGCGCCTGCGGCCGAGTAA
- a CDS encoding class I SAM-dependent methyltransferase — MTDYPKRLNIGSGKLFKHDYLNVDCDPFWRPDVVADLNRPFPPHGVAQTARFGEIRIEPGTFEEIVARDVLEHIPNLVTCMSSCLSLLAPGGHMRIIVPYDLSHGAWQDPTHVRAFNERSWTYYTEWYWYLGWQEARFELTRLNFVRSELGQRLAGEGMDEELILRTPRAVDAMEVTLEKVLLSDKEKAYVQKYLKNQLDPPAECFPGNPVCGCE, encoded by the coding sequence ATGACCGACTACCCAAAGCGTCTCAATATCGGCAGCGGCAAGCTCTTCAAGCACGACTACCTGAACGTGGACTGCGATCCCTTCTGGCGGCCGGACGTGGTGGCCGACCTGAACAGGCCCTTCCCGCCCCACGGCGTTGCCCAGACCGCGCGCTTCGGCGAGATCCGCATCGAGCCCGGCACCTTCGAGGAGATCGTGGCCCGCGACGTGCTGGAGCACATCCCCAATCTCGTCACCTGCATGAGCTCGTGCCTGTCCCTGCTGGCTCCCGGCGGCCACATGCGCATCATCGTGCCCTACGACCTCTCGCACGGTGCCTGGCAGGACCCCACCCATGTGCGCGCCTTCAACGAGCGCAGCTGGACCTATTATACGGAATGGTACTGGTACCTTGGCTGGCAAGAGGCGCGGTTCGAGCTGACGCGGCTCAATTTCGTGCGCTCCGAGCTGGGCCAGCGCCTGGCCGGCGAGGGCATGGACGAGGAGCTTATCCTGCGCACGCCGCGCGCCGTGGACGCCATGGAGGTGACCCTGGAGAAGGTGCTGCTCAGCGACAAGGAAAAAGCGTACGTGCAGAAATACCTGAAGAACCAGCTCGACCCGCCGGCGGAATGCTTCCCGGGCAATCCAGTGTGCGGGTGTGAGTGA
- a CDS encoding deoxyhypusine synthase family protein translates to MTTVRAFMEKNYKHFNARETLDAARAWEELLAGGGQMFVTLAGAMSTAELGISLAPLIRAGKVHGLCTTAANLEEDLFNLFDNPDYRLVPHYKDLTPEQEAELRDEGMNRVTDTCIPEWAMLKAEKYLIDLWKEAEAAGKSHFPWEYMYALLDMPEVQEHFRMPKESSWVWAAKEKNLPIYTPGWEDCTLGNKFTALVMTGKLSSHNLIKSGTQQLEHLANWYSERADSKTPVGFFQIGGGIAGDFSICVVPMLIQDLHKEDMPHWAYFCQISDSTTSYGSYSGAVPNEKITWHKLDPHTPKFMINSDASVVAPLIFSYLMGE, encoded by the coding sequence GTGACTACGGTGCGCGCGTTTATGGAAAAGAATTACAAGCACTTCAATGCCCGCGAGACCTTGGATGCCGCGCGTGCGTGGGAAGAGCTGCTGGCCGGCGGCGGACAGATGTTCGTGACCCTGGCCGGAGCCATGTCCACGGCCGAGCTGGGCATTTCTCTGGCCCCGCTCATCCGCGCGGGCAAGGTCCATGGCCTCTGCACCACAGCGGCCAACCTGGAAGAGGACCTCTTCAACCTCTTCGACAACCCGGACTACCGCCTGGTGCCGCATTACAAGGACCTGACGCCAGAGCAGGAAGCGGAGCTGCGCGACGAGGGCATGAACCGCGTCACCGACACGTGCATTCCGGAATGGGCCATGCTCAAGGCGGAAAAGTACCTGATCGACCTCTGGAAAGAGGCCGAGGCCGCGGGCAAGTCGCATTTCCCCTGGGAGTATATGTACGCGTTGCTGGACATGCCCGAGGTGCAGGAGCACTTCCGCATGCCCAAGGAGAGCTCCTGGGTCTGGGCGGCCAAGGAGAAGAACCTGCCCATCTACACGCCGGGCTGGGAGGACTGCACCCTGGGCAACAAGTTCACCGCCCTGGTGATGACCGGCAAGCTCTCCTCGCACAACCTCATCAAGAGCGGCACGCAGCAGCTGGAGCACCTGGCCAACTGGTACTCCGAGCGCGCTGACAGCAAGACGCCGGTGGGCTTCTTCCAGATCGGCGGCGGCATCGCCGGTGACTTCTCCATTTGCGTGGTGCCCATGCTCATCCAGGACTTGCACAAGGAAGACATGCCGCACTGGGCGTACTTCTGCCAAATCTCCGACTCCACCACCTCGTACGGCTCGTACTCCGGCGCCGTGCCCAACGAGAAGATCACCTGGCACAAGCTGGACCCGCACACGCCCAAGTTCATGATCAACTCCGACGCCTCTGTCGTGGCGCCACTCATTTTCTCCTACCTCATGGGCGAGTAG